CTGGAAAAATCCACCTTTGACCCCCTTCAAAGCGTCCGGCAAGGTTTCCCTGCTCATCGTAAAGCTCCGTCCACACCAGGGGGCGGATAACACGTTCTCCTGTATTCACGATGTCGAGAGCGAGTACGGATTTGCTCCCGTCACTTATAAGCTTTTTATCAGCAAATTCAATATTCCGTATGCCTGTGTTCCCAATATCTGTAATCATTTGTACGGCATACTTAAAAACTGTCATAACGTTAAAAGCCATATTACTGTCGAGTCCTTTTGGTGGTTCCAACATAAATTGATCGAGGGGTTCCACCATAATCATGCTCCAGTAGGTTCCACAAAGGGATGGATCCTGAGGAACCTGAATTACATAGTTAACCATTCCGGTTCCAGAAGGAGGGATAGTAAGCTGGCGAGGGGTTAAAGCCATCCATAACGCATTGGACCGGCTGGTGCTCCCTGGCTGGCCATAGTCATTTCTGCCATCTGCATAGGTGAGATAGTCCGACTGATTGATAGCAACCTGAACAGGCTGTTCTTTATCGTTGTTCCTTATAACAAGCTGTCCCCGGATCTCCTGGCCAGGAGTTACCGCAAATCGATAGGTCAGATCTCCTTCTATGTCCACAGTGCTCGCCAGAACAACTCCAGTTCCCATGACAAAGAAAAAAAATACCATCACGCTTATCGTCAAAAGTGCCCTTCTTATTGTCTGTCTCATCATAGATCCACCACCGTAAAGGCAATATGGGGAGCATAGACTCCCTTGGGTGTTTCTGACGTAATACCTGTAACTTTCAATTGAAGGCATATACGATTTCGATCCCCAACTCCGGTGAAAAGAGTCGTTCCTGCAGGTTCTACTATCTGATACGATGTTCCGCCCCGTACCCAACCTGCACCCATGCCGCCGTCTGTACGGCGAATCCAGATCTGGACCCCCTCTGGCAAAAGGGTGCCTTCTACAAGTTTCGCCTCTACATTCCACTGTGCGTCCTGTCCTCTTGCATTGACTACCGCTAAAGAAATAATGGAGGGGTCGCTTTCCCTCATGCCTCGTCCCCCTGAGGCCGATGCCCCGATAACAAGAGAAGACCAACTTCCCAGGGCAATGAGTTCCATGGCCTCTGAACGATCGCTCAAAGGAGAATAAATAACGAGAAACACAAGAAGAACAGCTCGTGAGATTGCCGTGGTTCCACTCATTTTTAATCTCCTTTCTCAAGGGATAAAAAAGGGCAGCGCCCCCCAGCGCCGCCCTAAAGTACAACCACTATGCGTCCTGAATGAGAAGGGTCAGGATACGGGTTCCCGCTGCTTTCTCTGCATCTGGGCCAGCGCAAAGCTTGAGTCCGCCCTTGCCCCAGTTCCCGCAGACTTTGGAAAGACCTGTTACAAGGTCCACATACTCTGTGGAAAGAATTGTCCAGTGAGGTGTGCCAACAGCGCTCGTTCCATAAGGAGCGTTCAGTTTGGCCCACAGAGAGACGTGATCGGGCATGTTAGCATTGATTTTGCCCACTATTTTCCTCACATCGGTTCCAGTCGCCATGACTGAGTACCAGATGCACTCCTCATCACACCAGCCATATGTGCAGCCGATGTAGGTCTGCATGCAGATCTCTTCCTGTTTAATCTGCAGGCAGTTGATGGGAATAACTTTCCAGTTGATTTTCAAAGTGTCGAAAGGTGTGCACATAACAGGATCGCAATTGACGTTAAAGCCCGCCTCTTCCAGTGTCATGGGGGCCTCTTCGGCAAAAACTGCACCTGCCACAAAGACCACCATGGCGACTACTGCTAGCAGAAGAAATAGTCTTTTCATCTTTCTTTCCCCCTTTTTTTGCAGATAGCCTTATCTCCCATATACCCTTTTACGCTGCCGGAAAGTAAGAACTTATCAGGCAAACCCGCATTACGCGGGCACCTTTACGACCCCCTTCCCAGCGAAAGAGCTGGAGCCGAATAGCTCTTTGTAAAGATTACTCAACTTAATTAAAATAGGATATCGGGATAAAACTGAAAGGGGCTGCGTAATCCCCTTGCTGAAAAAGGCTATGTGCCTGAAAAAGGCATAAGAAGCTTTCCAGAGAAACTAAGTGATTTTCCTGGGGGGATCAGGGATATCACTTAGTCGATAGGTGTCAGTCCGCTCTTGATAGCGTACTTCGTCAGCTCGGCAACGGAATGAAGGTTGATCTTGCGCATTATATTATACTTATGGGTTTCCACTGTTTTGACACTGATATGAAGGGTTTTGGCAATATCTCGATTTGCCTTGCCTTCCGCGATCAGCTGCAAAACTTCCTTTTCTCTATGGCTTAAGGCAGACTCAGAGTCTGTATGTTCCTTTTCATCCCCTGAAAGAAACCCCACATATTCTTCGATTACGCACTTTGAAATGCTGGGACTCAAGTACATTTTCCCCTTTATAATTGAACGGATTGCCTCTGCGAGCTCCTGAAAGGCACATTCTTTCAGCAAAAAACCTGACGCTCCGGCTTTAAGCATTTCAGCGACAAAGCGGCGGTCAGCATGCATTGAAAGGGCCAGGACCTTAATTTCAGGAAGGTCTTTTTTAAGCCGGCTTGTCGCCTCTATCCCATTCAGTTCGGGCATTACCACATCCATAACCAAAACATCAGGACAATGGCATAATGCCAGATCAATAGCCTTTCTGCCCGTATCAGCCTCGGCTATGACCTCCATATCTTCCTGAGTATTTAAGAGCGTTCTCAGACCATCACGAAGAATCTGATGGTCGTCAGCAAGCAGAATCCTGACTTTTTTCATCGATTTCACTAGACCTTTCTTCCTCTCCCTCTACAGGAACAAAAAGGGATATCTTTGTCCCTTCTCCGGGAAGGGTCTGGATCTGCATAAAACCGCCAAGATAGTTCACTCTCTCCCGGATGCTCAATAACCCAAAGTTGCTTGGATCCCGCCCCAGTTCCCTTAACGAGGAAAGGTCAAAGCCCACGCCATTATCCTTGACTTCAAGGGTTATTGTCCAAGGATCGAATCGGGATAATGTAACAACAGCTTCCGTTGTATTCGCATGTTTAATAATATTCATTACAAGTTCCCGCAGAGCCCTGAAAAGAAATATCTTTATATCCATGGGAATTTCATCTGACATTAGAAGATCCTTGAACAGGATACAAAGTCCGTGCTCTTCTTCCATTTTTTCCACCAGCCACTCAACAGCGGCATGAAAGCTTAATTCAAAAAGCATGGGAGGGCTCAGTTCGAAAATAAGGGTTCTCATCTCCTGAATTGAACGGTTGATAAGAGAAAGAACGTCATCGATAGCTCCCTGGTGATCTCGACCTTTTGTTCTCTTTTTCAGCATCTCAAGCTTAATGCGGGAAAGAGCTAGGTTTTGACCCACACTGTCATGAAGATCGGTTGAGATTCGCCGTCTCTCCCGTTCCTCTGCCACATAGAGCTCGGAAGACAAGTATTGCAGCTGGTGCTGGTTAAGACGCAACTCTTCTTGCAGTTTTTTATACGTAGTCAGATCTTTCCATGTGAGGACACAAAACCGGAGACGGGAATCTTCCTCGCGAATGGGCACCGCAGTTATTTCACCCCATATTTCTTCCCCATCTTTTCGAATAAAATGCTTCTCTTTACCTACAATCCCATCGTGCATGGCAACGCGGAGTTCGCCCATATTGATCCAGTAATCACTTCGCCACCAGGGATATGGAGCCGGCCGTCCCACAATTTCTTCTGCCTGAAAACCAAACTGTCTTACAAAGGATT
This region of Aminobacterium colombiense DSM 12261 genomic DNA includes:
- a CDS encoding PAS domain S-box protein; the encoded protein is MKENKWEEREYARSCRQISLPFEDGLSFLERKDDSMFQDFSIWFNASLDHPDLLLSLIDEDGCLRFWNSTAERISGYSSDSLLGSRKWLSLLYPDSEYRQRMLSSLRMIALVKGASVTVETKIQGKDSRFHTILWVCSNMTPMLENHLAGVVCLGVDITARWEREKNLTERVATMSALFDNMADGVFLHEVDEDGCPGPFIEVNEGACRMLGVKREDLLAMSPISIDAQIQREEMPSVVIDIFRKGHHTFQTLLKKRGGDIVPVEIHSHLFSFQGKPYILSIARDDSERRKNEEVLLENHKFSSSILDKSPNAVFVIGPDTRIQYVNESFVRQFGFQAEEIVGRPAPYPWWRSDYWINMGELRVAMHDGIVGKEKHFIRKDGEEIWGEITAVPIREEDSRLRFCVLTWKDLTTYKKLQEELRLNQHQLQYLSSELYVAEERERRRISTDLHDSVGQNLALSRIKLEMLKKRTKGRDHQGAIDDVLSLINRSIQEMRTLIFELSPPMLFELSFHAAVEWLVEKMEEEHGLCILFKDLLMSDEIPMDIKIFLFRALRELVMNIIKHANTTEAVVTLSRFDPWTITLEVKDNGVGFDLSSLRELGRDPSNFGLLSIRERVNYLGGFMQIQTLPGEGTKISLFVPVEGEEERSSEIDEKSQDSAC
- a CDS encoding response regulator, whose amino-acid sequence is MKKVRILLADDHQILRDGLRTLLNTQEDMEVIAEADTGRKAIDLALCHCPDVLVMDVVMPELNGIEATSRLKKDLPEIKVLALSMHADRRFVAEMLKAGASGFLLKECAFQELAEAIRSIIKGKMYLSPSISKCVIEEYVGFLSGDEKEHTDSESALSHREKEVLQLIAEGKANRDIAKTLHISVKTVETHKYNIMRKINLHSVAELTKYAIKSGLTPID